From Elusimicrobiota bacterium, one genomic window encodes:
- a CDS encoding DUF3047 domain-containing protein, with product MASAVNSGSAFQQLQSGVPAANLAVIPDVVGRPVAAGVAAEMAMLLGFDGSVGSDGVPAPWQLKVKVGIAEVKNILENGEKALHLVCKDSSFAVERQINVNVADYRRLAWKWKAVHLPPQGDLRNKGANDQGLQLLLAFAGRKTLSYVWDSNAPEGTVSDESIGWPVNMKIKVMSVKTGAADEGKWITFSRNVYDDYRTIFGEAPGAVQGVRVQSNTQYTHSVAEGYVGNIVFSRIE from the coding sequence TTGGCCAGCGCCGTCAATTCGGGAAGCGCTTTCCAGCAACTGCAGTCCGGCGTCCCTGCGGCGAACCTGGCAGTGATCCCTGATGTCGTGGGGCGGCCGGTGGCCGCGGGCGTGGCCGCTGAAATGGCCATGCTCCTCGGGTTCGATGGTTCTGTCGGCAGCGACGGGGTGCCGGCGCCCTGGCAGCTCAAGGTGAAGGTCGGGATTGCCGAGGTGAAAAACATCCTTGAGAACGGCGAGAAGGCGCTGCACCTCGTATGCAAGGACTCGTCATTCGCGGTCGAGAGACAGATCAACGTCAATGTGGCCGATTATCGCAGGCTGGCCTGGAAATGGAAGGCCGTGCATCTCCCGCCCCAAGGAGACCTGAGGAACAAAGGAGCCAATGATCAGGGCCTGCAGCTATTGCTCGCCTTCGCGGGCCGCAAGACGCTCAGCTATGTCTGGGACTCGAATGCCCCCGAGGGGACGGTGTCGGACGAATCCATAGGCTGGCCCGTCAACATGAAGATAAAAGTGATGTCCGTCAAGACCGGGGCTGCCGACGAAGGCAAATGGATCACTTTCAGCAGGAACGTCTACGATGATTATAGGACCATTTTCGGCGAAGCGCCCGGGGCCGTGCAGGGAGTACGGGTCCAGTCCAATACCCAATATACCCATTCCGTGGCCGAGGGCTATGTTGGGAACATCGTTTTCAGCAGGATCGAATAG
- the nth gene encoding endonuclease III: MKPSECVSAVIKGLRRLYPDAHCELDHKTPLELLVATILSAQCTDKRVNVVTKTLFKKYRTAADYARADTVELEGLVRSTGFFRSKAKSIQETAKILVAEHGGKVPDTMEELLQLRGVARKTANVILGTAYGRACGIVVDTHMKRVSFRLGLTDETDPEKVEQDLMKLVPKKDWIFFSQAMVWHGRRVCFARNPDCPGCALNVLCPRRGV, translated from the coding sequence ATGAAGCCGAGCGAGTGCGTGTCGGCCGTCATCAAGGGCCTGCGCCGGCTCTATCCGGACGCGCACTGCGAGCTGGACCACAAGACTCCCTTGGAGCTGTTGGTCGCGACCATCCTCTCCGCCCAGTGCACGGACAAGCGGGTCAATGTGGTGACCAAGACCCTTTTCAAGAAGTACCGCACGGCGGCGGATTACGCGCGGGCCGACACCGTTGAATTGGAGGGGCTCGTCCGATCCACGGGCTTCTTCCGCTCCAAGGCCAAGTCCATCCAGGAGACGGCGAAGATCCTCGTGGCCGAGCACGGCGGCAAGGTTCCGGACACCATGGAAGAGCTGCTGCAACTGCGCGGTGTGGCGCGCAAGACGGCCAACGTGATCCTGGGCACTGCCTACGGGCGAGCCTGCGGCATCGTGGTGGACACGCACATGAAGCGCGTCTCGTTCCGGCTGGGTCTGACCGATGAGACCGACCCGGAGAAGGTCGAGCAGGATCTCATGAAGCTCGTTCCTAAGAAGGACTGGATCTTCTTCAGCCAAGCCATGGTCTGGCACGGCCGCCGGGTGTGCTTCGCGCGCAACCCGGACTGCCCGGGCTGCGCCCTGAACGTCCTCTGCCCCAGACGCGGGGTCTGA
- a CDS encoding MFS transporter, which translates to MAEPQGAPTSFLGKFLVLKGAVRELWIIFGAKVLAILAYGIMNSTLVLWLSSDLGYSDTNAGFIVTAWSTAMTLFTVMVGSLVDAIGLRKAFLLGFVVCILSRGTMTFMTARHAVLILGLLPLALGEALMTPVMVAAVRRYSTTAQRSISFSVFYAMMNVGFLIGSLLFDYLRKGLGEYGTYLVPVLGAHLSTYRTLFLISFLMTIPNLLIMYFGLREGVEATDEGVKITPDQPRYPGENVFKALGLMARDAFRDTVRIFAGLWKQPAFYQFLAFISLVVGVRLVLLHMYYTYPKFGIRELGAGAPIGRLWALNSIVVIILVPIVGALSQRISAYRMVLFGTALTASSVFLMAMPPVWWQPLADGLPGHLIAQSWLGVPGPVNPYYVMIFVYVIIYSVGEVFWTPRLYEYTAAIAPKGQEASYMSLSFLPFFLAKLLAGSLSGILLTRYCPATGPRHSETLWLIIALMAVITPIGLVVLRRFIQVHEAGRDE; encoded by the coding sequence ATGGCTGAACCGCAAGGCGCTCCCACGTCCTTCCTCGGCAAGTTCCTGGTCCTCAAGGGCGCGGTCCGCGAGCTCTGGATCATATTCGGCGCCAAGGTCCTGGCCATCCTCGCCTACGGCATCATGAACTCCACCTTGGTGCTGTGGCTCTCCTCGGACCTGGGCTACTCCGACACCAACGCGGGCTTCATCGTCACCGCCTGGTCCACGGCCATGACCCTGTTCACGGTGATGGTGGGCTCGCTGGTGGACGCCATCGGCCTGCGCAAGGCCTTCCTGCTGGGCTTTGTCGTGTGCATCCTGTCGCGCGGCACCATGACCTTCATGACGGCCCGGCACGCCGTGCTCATCCTGGGCCTCCTGCCTCTGGCTTTGGGCGAGGCCCTGATGACCCCGGTGATGGTGGCCGCGGTGCGGCGCTACTCCACCACGGCCCAGCGCTCCATCTCATTCTCCGTCTTCTACGCCATGATGAACGTGGGCTTCCTCATCGGCAGCCTGCTCTTCGATTACCTGCGCAAGGGCCTGGGAGAATACGGGACCTACCTGGTGCCCGTGCTGGGCGCGCATCTGAGCACCTACCGTACGCTTTTCTTGATCAGCTTCCTGATGACCATCCCGAACCTGCTCATCATGTACTTCGGATTGCGCGAGGGGGTGGAAGCCACGGACGAGGGGGTCAAGATCACCCCGGACCAGCCGCGGTATCCGGGCGAGAACGTGTTCAAGGCCCTCGGCCTGATGGCCCGCGACGCTTTCCGCGACACGGTGCGCATATTCGCCGGGCTCTGGAAGCAGCCCGCCTTCTACCAGTTCCTGGCCTTCATATCCCTGGTCGTGGGCGTGCGCCTGGTCCTGCTGCACATGTACTACACCTATCCCAAGTTCGGCATCCGCGAGTTGGGCGCGGGCGCGCCCATCGGCCGTCTGTGGGCGCTGAACTCCATCGTGGTCATCATCCTGGTGCCCATCGTGGGCGCCTTGAGCCAGAGGATCTCGGCCTACCGCATGGTGCTCTTCGGCACCGCGCTGACCGCAAGTTCCGTCTTCCTGATGGCCATGCCCCCCGTCTGGTGGCAGCCCTTGGCGGACGGCCTGCCCGGGCACCTCATCGCGCAGAGCTGGCTGGGCGTGCCGGGGCCGGTGAACCCTTACTACGTCATGATCTTCGTCTACGTGATCATCTATTCCGTGGGCGAGGTGTTCTGGACCCCGCGGCTCTACGAGTACACGGCCGCCATCGCGCCCAAGGGGCAGGAAGCCTCGTACATGTCGCTCTCCTTCCTGCCTTTCTTTCTGGCCAAGCTGCTGGCCGGCTCGCTCTCCGGCATCCTGCTGACGCGCTATTGCCCGGCGACCGGACCGCGGCACTCGGAGACCCTGTGGCTCATCATCGCCCTCATGGCCGTGATCACCCCCATCGGGCTGGTGGTCCTGCGCCGCTTCATCCAGGTCCACGAAGCGGGCCGGGACGAATAG
- a CDS encoding succinate dehydrogenase cytochrome b subunit, whose translation MRWLFDFLNSSMGKKVTVGLAGLCLVGFLVPHLCGNLILFWGMPQFNAYAHFLQTNPLTPLAELGLLAIGLVHAIVTLYARWQNWQARPVAYEMSVSKGGRTIGSITMLYTAIMVALFLIVHVATFKYGWRSAFRDEELFQRVMEFFANPWMAAFYVLALAGLGLHLSHGFWSAFQTLGLDHPKYTPLIKIVGVLFAIVVAGAFAAIPIWACFLGGAR comes from the coding sequence ATGCGCTGGCTCTTCGACTTCCTCAACTCGTCCATGGGCAAGAAGGTCACGGTCGGCTTGGCCGGACTCTGCCTGGTCGGCTTCCTGGTCCCGCACCTCTGCGGCAACCTCATCCTGTTCTGGGGCATGCCGCAGTTCAACGCCTATGCCCATTTCCTGCAGACCAACCCGCTCACACCCCTGGCCGAGCTGGGACTGCTGGCCATCGGCCTGGTCCACGCCATCGTGACCCTCTACGCGCGCTGGCAGAACTGGCAGGCCCGCCCCGTGGCCTATGAGATGAGCGTGTCCAAGGGCGGCCGCACCATCGGCTCCATCACCATGCTCTACACGGCCATCATGGTCGCGCTCTTCCTGATCGTCCATGTGGCCACCTTCAAGTACGGCTGGCGCAGCGCCTTCCGGGACGAGGAGCTCTTCCAGCGCGTCATGGAGTTCTTCGCCAATCCCTGGATGGCGGCCTTCTACGTGCTGGCCCTGGCCGGGCTGGGCCTGCACCTCAGCCACGGCTTCTGGAGCGCCTTCCAGACCTTGGGCCTCGACCATCCCAAGTACACGCCCTTGATCAAGATCGTCGGGGTCCTCTTCGCCATCGTGGTCGCGGGAGCCTTCGCCGCCATACCGATATGGGCCTGTTTCCTCGGAGGTGCACGATGA
- a CDS encoding fumarate reductase/succinate dehydrogenase flavoprotein subunit, which yields MSLKLDARIPDGPVAQKWDKYRFDLKLVNPANKRKFDVLVVGTGLAGASAAASLAEMGYNVKVFCIQDSPRRAHSIAAQGGINAAKNYPNDGDSVWRLFYDTVKGGDYRAREANVYRLAQVSNSIIDQCVAQGVPFARDYGGSLDNRSFGGAQVSRTFYARGQTGQQLLLGAYSALMRQVGKGQVKMFPRREMVELVVVDGVARGIVVRNLLNGKFESYAGHAVLLCTGGYGNTFYLSTNANSCNVGAAWTAYKKGAGFANPCFTQIHPTCIPQSGEHQSKLTLMSESLRNDGRVWVPKKKGDNRAPGQIPEDERDYYLERKYPTFGNLVPRDVASRAAKQMIDDGRGVGRTGLAVYLDFADAIKRQGQPKIAEKYGNLFDMYHHLTAENPYQVPMRIYPAVHYAMGGLWVDYNLMTTVPGLFCLGEANFSDHGANRLGASALMQGLADGYFIIPYTLGGFLGSTKLPKVDTSHQAFRDAEQAAQERQKKLLSIKGKRTAVSFHKELGKLMWNNCGMARNEKGLKEALAKIPAIREEFWKNVIVTGSGEDFNQTYERANRVAVYLEFSELLVRDALERRESCGGHFREESQTPEGEARRDDADFSHAAVWEYAGEGQPPVQNREKLEFKDIVPSQRNYA from the coding sequence ATGAGCCTCAAACTCGACGCCAGGATCCCGGACGGGCCGGTCGCCCAGAAGTGGGACAAATACCGCTTCGACCTCAAGCTCGTCAACCCGGCCAACAAGCGCAAGTTCGACGTCCTGGTGGTCGGCACCGGCCTGGCCGGGGCCTCGGCCGCCGCCTCCTTGGCCGAGATGGGCTACAACGTCAAGGTGTTCTGCATCCAGGACAGCCCCCGGCGCGCCCATTCCATCGCCGCCCAGGGCGGCATCAACGCGGCCAAGAACTACCCCAACGACGGCGACTCGGTCTGGCGGCTCTTCTACGACACGGTCAAAGGCGGCGACTACCGCGCCCGCGAGGCCAATGTCTACCGCCTGGCCCAGGTCTCGAATTCCATCATCGACCAGTGCGTGGCCCAGGGCGTGCCCTTCGCGCGCGACTACGGCGGGTCCTTGGACAACCGCTCCTTCGGCGGGGCCCAGGTCTCCCGGACGTTCTACGCCCGAGGCCAGACCGGCCAGCAGCTCCTGCTGGGAGCCTACTCCGCGCTCATGCGCCAGGTGGGCAAGGGCCAGGTCAAGATGTTCCCGCGGCGCGAGATGGTGGAGCTGGTCGTCGTCGACGGCGTGGCGCGCGGCATCGTGGTCCGCAACCTGCTCAACGGCAAATTCGAGTCCTACGCCGGCCACGCGGTGCTCCTGTGCACGGGCGGCTACGGCAACACCTTCTACCTCTCCACCAACGCCAACTCCTGCAACGTGGGCGCGGCTTGGACCGCCTATAAGAAAGGCGCGGGCTTCGCCAATCCGTGCTTCACGCAGATCCACCCGACCTGCATCCCGCAGTCCGGCGAGCACCAGTCCAAGCTGACCCTCATGAGCGAGAGCCTGCGCAACGACGGCCGGGTCTGGGTGCCCAAGAAGAAGGGCGACAACCGGGCTCCCGGCCAGATCCCGGAGGACGAGCGCGACTACTACCTGGAGCGCAAGTACCCGACCTTCGGCAACCTGGTGCCCAGGGACGTGGCCTCGCGCGCGGCCAAGCAGATGATCGACGACGGCCGCGGCGTGGGCCGCACCGGCCTGGCGGTCTACCTGGACTTCGCCGACGCCATCAAGCGCCAGGGCCAGCCCAAGATCGCGGAGAAGTACGGGAACCTCTTCGACATGTACCACCACCTCACGGCGGAGAATCCCTACCAGGTCCCCATGCGCATCTATCCCGCCGTGCACTATGCGATGGGCGGCTTGTGGGTGGACTACAACCTGATGACCACGGTCCCGGGCCTGTTCTGCCTGGGGGAGGCGAACTTCTCGGACCACGGGGCCAACCGCTTGGGCGCCTCGGCCCTGATGCAAGGCCTGGCCGACGGCTACTTCATCATCCCCTACACCTTGGGAGGCTTCCTCGGCTCGACCAAGCTCCCGAAGGTGGACACCAGCCACCAGGCCTTCCGCGACGCGGAGCAGGCCGCCCAGGAGCGCCAGAAGAAGCTCCTCTCCATCAAGGGCAAGCGCACCGCGGTCAGTTTCCATAAGGAACTCGGGAAACTGATGTGGAACAATTGCGGCATGGCCCGCAACGAGAAGGGCCTGAAGGAGGCCCTGGCCAAGATCCCGGCTATCCGCGAGGAGTTCTGGAAGAACGTCATCGTGACCGGCTCGGGAGAGGACTTCAACCAGACTTACGAGCGGGCCAACCGAGTGGCCGTCTACCTGGAGTTCTCGGAGCTCCTGGTGCGCGACGCGCTGGAGCGCCGCGAATCCTGCGGCGGCCATTTCCGGGAGGAGTCGCAGACCCCGGAGGGCGAGGCCAGGCGCGACGACGCCGACTTCAGCCACGCGGCGGTCTGGGAGTACGCGGGCGAGGGCCAGCCGCCGGTCCAGAACCGGGAGAAGCTCGAATTCAAGGACATCGTGCCGTCCCAGAGGAACTACGCATGA
- a CDS encoding succinate dehydrogenase/fumarate reductase iron-sulfur subunit translates to MTTQETTMDVTLKVWRQKGPEEPGSFVTYEAKGCTPDMSFFEALDVVNEGLVAKGEEAIAFDHDCREGICGTCCMTVNGQPHGPDQAATGCQLHMRTYKNGDTITLEPFRARAFPVVKDLVVDRSALDRVMAAGGFVSVNTGGAGEANAILIPKDKAEAAMDAAACIGCGACVAACPNASAMLFVSAKVSQFALLPQGQPERDRRVLAMQKQMDAEGFGNCSNEAECEAVCPKEIKLTNIARLNREFIRAIFWSHELHPRSEAEGQE, encoded by the coding sequence ATGACCACTCAAGAGACCACCATGGATGTGACCTTAAAGGTCTGGCGCCAGAAAGGGCCGGAGGAGCCCGGCAGCTTCGTCACCTACGAGGCCAAGGGCTGCACGCCGGACATGTCGTTCTTCGAGGCCCTCGACGTGGTCAACGAGGGGCTCGTGGCCAAGGGCGAGGAAGCCATCGCCTTCGACCATGACTGCCGCGAGGGCATCTGCGGCACCTGCTGCATGACCGTCAACGGCCAGCCCCACGGCCCGGACCAGGCCGCCACGGGCTGCCAGCTGCATATGCGCACCTACAAGAACGGCGACACCATCACCCTGGAGCCCTTCCGCGCCCGGGCCTTCCCGGTCGTCAAGGACCTGGTGGTGGACCGCTCGGCCCTGGACCGCGTCATGGCTGCCGGCGGCTTCGTCTCCGTCAACACCGGCGGCGCGGGCGAAGCCAACGCCATCCTCATCCCCAAGGACAAGGCGGAGGCGGCCATGGACGCGGCGGCCTGCATCGGCTGCGGCGCCTGCGTGGCCGCCTGCCCCAACGCCTCGGCCATGCTCTTCGTCTCGGCCAAGGTCTCCCAGTTCGCGCTCCTGCCGCAGGGCCAGCCCGAGCGCGACCGCCGGGTCCTGGCCATGCAGAAGCAGATGGACGCCGAGGGCTTCGGCAACTGCTCCAACGAGGCGGAGTGCGAGGCGGTCTGTCCCAAGGAGATCAAGCTCACCAACATCGCGCGCCTCAACCGCGAGTTCATCCGGGCCATCTTCTGGTCCCATGAGCTCCACCCCAGATCGGAAGCGGAGGGGCAGGAATAA
- a CDS encoding peptide chain release factor-like protein: MNLNESFDVSPAKLADLKSRITRLAIDIRLIQESFVRGGGKGGQKINKTANCVQLYYPPLGIRVRCQRERRRSVNRFLALRELVDRIEMKVSPETSERLQEMERIRRRKSRRKERTTGKYGLATPTEPASPS; this comes from the coding sequence GTGAATCTAAACGAGTCCTTTGACGTTTCTCCAGCCAAACTCGCCGACCTCAAATCCCGCATCACCCGCCTCGCCATCGACATCCGCCTCATCCAGGAATCCTTCGTGCGCGGCGGAGGCAAGGGCGGCCAGAAGATCAACAAAACCGCCAACTGCGTCCAGCTCTATTATCCCCCCCTGGGAATCCGGGTGCGCTGCCAGAGGGAACGGCGCCGCTCGGTCAATCGCTTCCTGGCTCTGCGGGAGTTGGTGGACCGGATCGAGATGAAGGTCTCTCCGGAGACCTCTGAGAGGCTCCAGGAGATGGAGCGCATCCGGCGGAGGAAGTCACGACGGAAGGAGAGGACCACAGGCAAATACGGCTTGGCCACCCCAACGGAACCGGCGTCCCCCTCGTAG